The sequence ATCACAACAAAAATATTAAGTTTTGTTGATGAAGACGGAAGATGGTATCCTCAGGAAGGTTGGAGTTGTAAAGGACTTTCAAGTGGGGAAGAATTGAAAACTACAATACTGGATAAATCCGGAAAAGCTGTTGCTTTTGCCATTTGGGATTTTAATGCAAATTCTGATGGTGATTGGGCTAAAATTACCGGATGTAAAAAATTTAGTCCCAAAGGTCATCCTCAGAGTGATTACCCCAATCTTCCCAAAATTGCTCCCGGGAATTATAAACTGCAGATTTCAGCAGGCGGAAAAACCATATGGGAAACAGATTTTGAACTTACTATGCTCAGATATTTAGAAAGAGACCATTATAATTGTACGGGTCCATGGAAAACAGTGGCTTATTTCTACAGTGGCGAAGGCTCGGATGGGGGAATTATTAATTTCTATTTCGAAGGACCCTCTGATTATAAATGGTTTTGGGAATCGAGTGCTGAATATGAAAGAAGTTGTGAGCTGAAGGCTGAGATCTTAAAAAATGGAGAAGTTTTAATGACAGAAGGTCAAGATGAAGGGGGTAAATTTAAAACATATCCCGGTCATTGCTCGAAATATGGTAAAAGAATTGGTTACCACCAGGAGTACCAGCAAAAAGTTTTAGCTACTGATGGAAATTATGATGTAATTGTTTATGCAAGTGATCAATATAAAAATAATTGGTCCCCAATTGTTAACCTTACTTTTACTGTAAAAAGTGGTAAAGTAGCAATTAATGAATCTCTGTCGGGTGAAAGCGCAAATCCTTTGCACAGGTACATTACATCAAGTTCACAATACCAGGAAAATGCAGTTAAGAATACGGTACCAAACTTTCGTACGAATTAGTTAAATCTTATTCGGCATTAGTTCTGCTTCAATTACATAAATTGAATAAACATTTTAAATGGCGGTGAAAAATCTTTCCCGCCATTTTATTATTTTTAAAACGCACAAAATTTTTTATTCTAAATTAAATTAGGGATTGCTATGAAAAAATTTTCCAGTATTATTTTGCTTCTGTTTTTTATGATTGGCTTTTTCTCCTGCAAATCAGAAAGTACAGATCCGGAAATACCAAAGTATGATGTTGAATATAAAACAAGCGGTATTGTTAATAATATCTCAGAAATAAAATATCTTAATTATAACGGAGATACGCTTACAGCAAAAAATGTTGCTGCAAGCTGGAGTTATAAATGGACTCAGAAAGGGGTAAGCGGCAATAAAACATTTTTAAAAGTTACTTTAAACAATGAAACGGGGTTTGTTGTTTTAACTATCCTTTCAGATAATAAGGAACTGATACGGGATACACTAACCGCATATCCATCAGGAACAGCAACTTTATCGCGTGGAATTACTATTCCGTAACGTAAAATTATTTTGCTTCAATCGGCGGTGTTCCTTTTATATAATTTACAAGCTGTTCAATTACGAATTCTTTTTCATCAATAATTGCTTTCACTACATCGCCAATTGAAAGAATTCCAATCAACTTGTTATTCTCCATAACGGGTAAATGGCGAACTCTCTTATTAGTCATTTATGCTGTGCATTCTGCTACGGTATGATCCGAAGTAACATAAATAACATTCTCGGACATAATTTCATCTACGGTCATTTCTATAGTTGACTTGCCCAGCAAGATGACTTTCCTTGCGTAATCCAGTTCCGAAAGAATGCCAACAATAACATCACTTTCAGATACATTCAATGCGCTAATATCTTTTTCCGCCATCATCGGTTTAAGTATTACACTTCCCACCGCAAAACCATATAATGAATCTACAAAGAAAATAGAATTAAGAAAATATTTACTTGAGTCTTTTTCACTAATAACTTTCCAATTTTCTTCAACATCAAGTGTTTAATTATCTTGCTGGAATCACCAACTGCAAAGCAATAATACTGTTACAATAATATTAATCTTCATCTGCTATTTAAGTAAGCACATTTTTTTAGAAATTTTTATTCCATCAGATTTCAAAACATAAAAGTAGAAACCACTTGATAAATTATATTTCGAAGCATTAAATTCAACTTCAAAATTTCCAGCAGTCCCGCCAAGCGGGATTTCTTTGTTAACAAGTGTTGCTACTTCCTTTCCAAGAACATCAAACACTTTCAAAGTGACGAATGAAAGGGACGAGGGAACAGTGTACTTAATTTTTGTACTTGGATTAAATGGGTTGGGGTAGTTTTGTGATAAAGAAAACTGAGTTGGAATTGTATTCTCATTTTCTACACCAACAGCACCAGCTTGAATTGACAAATTATCCATTGCCCAACCCCAGCCAACTATATATGGATCTGAGAACATCCTTAACCTGATTAATATTTTATCTCCTCCATTAAATTTGTTTAATAGATTAATTTTATGATGAACGAAGTTCGATGAATTTGGAGTTAAATTAGAATTCCAGATATTTTGCCAATTTGGATTGAATCTACAATCGTAACCATCTTCTATGGGAAGCCAGTCTAATCCATCTTTGCTGCCTTCTATTACCACATAATCATAAAATTGAGTTTCCCCAAATACCGATCCTGTTTCTCCAGGTTCAACAATAGCAATATCGTCATATTCAATAAAAGCATTTGAATTGGCTACAGTAATTGGTACCAATAAAGTATAGTAATAATCAACCTGAGTATTGTACGGATGTAAACTATGAATTGCTGAAGATTGAAAACCTGGTAGTGTCGTAATGTTAAAATCATTACCGAAAAAATCCTGTGAATTAGAATTAAAATCATTTACATACGATACAACCGGTTGTTTATAGTCATAAATCATTACATACTTTTTAAAGGTGTGATAGGGTTTTTCATTTTTATAAGAAGCAATCTGAACTGAAATAATTCCGGGTAGTAAACCTGGGAATTTAACTACAGTATCCGCAACAGATGTATTCAATATTTTTATCTTTTTAGTTCCATTTATAAAAACCAGGGTAGAATCATACACAGACCGCAACTTTACCGCACAATTTAAAACTCCGTTTAAATCTTCAACTGTATTTACCAGCAAAGGTGATAAAGTAACAACAGGTGGTTTATATCCATTAAGTTCATTAAGAGTAACAGAAAAAATACCTCGTCCATGTGTTGCAAGTATAACCTGATCATCAACAATTTTCATATCCCAAATACAAACTGCAGGTAATCCATTATTAGTGTAATGCCAGCTTATACCATTATCAGTCGATTCAAATAATCCAATTTCAGTTCCAGCCCAAATTATATTTGTATTAAATGGCATAACAACAACACAATAAGTTACAACATTCGGAAATCCATTAGTACTAACTGATCCAGAACCAAAGCCAGTAATATCTTGCCATGATTGTCCAAGGTTTGTTGTTCTTAGAATTTTGGGTGCATCAGCAATACCAAAAGTTAAATAAGCAGTATTTGCATCGGTAGGGTGTGTATCTATACCAGCAATATTTCCTAATGTTACACCGGAATATGGGCTTACTAAATTAAAAACTATTCCTCCATCCTTAGAAAGAACGAGGTTGCTACTTTCCTTTGAATAAAATGTTCCCGCCCAAATAATTCCTGGGTCTGTAATTGAAATAGCAATCGGAGTTGAAAGCCCATTAAATGCCCAGTCACTTTGCTTAACCCCGCATTTAAACCAATTCTGTCCAAAGTTCTCGGATCGCCAAACACCAGAAGCACCGGTTGTATAAATTATATCGGGATCAGTATTGGAATTTGCAATTTTAGAAATAAAACATCCCGAGTCTGATCCAGCAACACCTAATCCATTAGTTGCAACAGTCCAATTATGTCCACCATCTGAACTGCGTCGAATATTATTGTATTGAGAAGAACCTACGAGCAAATTAGAATTATTATAATTCCAAATTGCATCAAAACCATCACCTCCAATAACTAATCTATACGCAGTTGATTTGTCTGCATTTACATTAGCAGGTGATTGGTAGGTGCCATTATCCTGTGTTCCACCGATGTATTCACTTGCTGAAGGTTTTTTATCAGCACCGTAAAATTGTGTAGTATTATAACCACCAGAAAGCGCTTCGCGCCAGGTAGTGCCACCATTTGTTGATAATGCAACTCCACCATCATTTCCATTTAAAATCCAAAAACTTTGTGTTGGGGCATCCTTTGGAATCATAACCAGATTATGATGATCGACATGAACATATGGTTTTTGGTAATATCCATAACCATCTGTTACATTAAAGAAATCTGCCAAAGGCGGTAATAGAGTAGTACCATAATTAATTCTTAAAGTAGAGGTTGGTAAATTATCTGGATTCCAAACAGTACCAAATGGTTTATATGGATGAATAGCATAAATATTTTTATATATTATTCCGTTAGTTAAAGCAACTTGCGGATCTGCAGCATCGGCATTGTATAGTATAGAATGTATAGCAATATATTCCTTGGATTGATTTGCTGATTTTAAGTCAAACTTGCCATCGTTTAGATTATCTCTAAAAGAAACCATTAATTGTTTATTATTAGTTATATCCCAAACCTGAAAAGGAACGACTACAAAGTCTTTATATTCATAACCACCATTTGCTGCAACCACAAATCGATGAGCTTTTTGAGAAACTCCAATTCCAAATCTCACTTCAACGGAAACATAATCGCTTTGAGTTAATTGGAATCCGCTTGAATCGAATTGACTGGAATTGAAAAAATCTTTACCAATTCCAACACCTGTATTATTAAAGCATCCTATCCAGTTAGTAAAAGATATAAATGAAGCTAAGTTTTCCTGATCAACACTAGTAATACCCAAAGCCGTTTGAGAAGGGGCTACCTCAGCCTTCCAAACATCAATGCCGGCAAAAAACACTACACCTTTTTTATAAGGATGCACAGCAATTGTGTTATCATACCAACCTTGCCCATTTAGCCAATCTTTACTAGTGCCATCTTTAACATAAACAGTTTGCCAATTCTGTGCAGCGTCAGTTGAAATGAATAATGCAGATGAATCAGCTGATTCTGCGCTTGCATAAATGTAGTTTGGATCGGTAGGTGAAACTGCAATTTCTACTCTGCCTCCAACTTTTAAACCTTCACTGGAATTTTGCCATGTTAATCCTCCATCAGTGGATTTAACTACTCCTTTACCATAAATTGCTGCATACAAAATTAAAAAATTATTCGGATCTGCTTTTAAATCCTGCACTCTTGATGTAGATTGATACACTCGTGTCCAAGTTGCCCCGCCATCCGTTGATCTGTAAATACTTGGTGGATTTACAGAACCATTCGGACCTTCATTAGTGCATGCCAAAACAACATCAGGATTTGTAGGATCGATTGCCATTCTATTAACACAATAAAAATCAAAGTTTGCAGTAGATAAAAGTTGATTCCAACTATTTCCATGATCTGTAGATTTAAAAATTCCACTTCCATTTACTGCGTCGGCATTGTAAAAACCTTCGCCAGTTCCGCAGAAAATTATATCGGGATTAGATGGGGATTGAATTAAAACAGTTGTTCCAAGGTTGGGTAAATCTACAGTTTTATTTTCCCAATGAAAACCTTTATCGGTAGTTTTCCAAATTCCACCGCCAACTGATCCTGCGAACCAGGTATTACCGGAAGGATCTGATACATCTACAATCAAACCTCTTGTTCTACCGCTTACATTTCCGGGACCTCTATCAATCCAACTGAGAACATTGGTGGCTTTGGTAAGTTTTTTTTGTTGTATCGATTTAGCAACTTCCTCATAAATATAATTAGGGCGGTAACCAGGTTTAGTTTCACCGCTTCTTGTCATCAAGGATCTTTTATATTCTACAAACTTATTTGGTGAATCGTTTTTCACAAAACCTTTTATCACCTTCTTCTTCTCAGAAAATAAATTTTCTCTTTTAATATTGTTTTTCTTTTTAGTCAAATTTTGATTATCAGATTGCGAAAAAAGTTGATCATTATTATTAAGCATCATTTTTTGGCAAAATGATTCCGAATTAAAAATCAAGCAGCTAATAAAAAACAATGTGATTGTTTTTGTAAAGTTGAACATATAAGTACCTCTGTAATTTATATATTAAGTTTAGTTATTATTATTACCGTTTAGTCTTTTTCTTTTGCCGAAGATCGTAAATGTATCCTTTAGAATTATTTTTAGCATCAGTTGATACCATTTCGGGAGTTATAATCACTTCTACCTGGTAACTATTTTTCCATACTACCATGGAATTGGGTCTATTGTCCTCTAAGATTATCTTATTGTTTGATAAATCATAAACAAAAAATTTCAATAACGGAAAAGGATTTTGGGCAGTAGGTTTTTTTTGATTGATTATTAGAACAAAACTACTATCTGAGTTAAATGAAAACTGAAAATCTGTACCAAATTTCTTTTCGGCAATATTTTTAAAATCATCTTTGTTTGGAGGCGGGGCTGGCTTAATGCAAGCACAATGAATAGCCAAAAAGGAAATAGTTATAAATACAAATATTGTTCTCAATGTAAAATGATTTTATGGTTTTTTTATTATCACAAAAATATTTATATTAATGTAATTAAATATTTGTTTAAACATGAGTTCTTTTACTAAATTTTAATGAATTTTTTCTTGCTTATAAATTATTTCATCAGTATAAGCTTCTTAGTTTGACTAAAATTTCCTGCTTTTAATTGATAAAAATAAATTCCGCTGGAAAGATTGCCACCATTAAATTCTACTTCATAATTTCCTGCAATCCCGCTAAGCGGGATTTCCTCGTTAACCAGTGTGGCTACTTCGTTTCCAAGAATATCATAAACTTTCAAACTTACAAATCCGAATTTCGAATTCCAAAAACTTATTTTTGTTGTTGGATTGAATGGGTTGGGGAAGTTTTGGAAGAGTATGAATTGATTCGGTAGTTGTTCCACATGATTCTCAATTTGTGCAGCTACATCTTTTGCTTTATAAAGAATAAGTCCGGAATCCCCAACACCAAATCCACGTGATTCATTAAAGAAGTAAATTGCATTAATATTTTTTGTAGTTGGTACAATTTCT is a genomic window of Ignavibacteriales bacterium containing:
- a CDS encoding CBS domain-containing protein, whose translation is MTNKRVRHLPVMENNKLIGILSIGDVVKAIIDEKEFVIEQLVNYIKGTPPIEAK
- a CDS encoding T9SS type A sorting domain-containing protein; protein product: MMLNNNDQLFSQSDNQNLTKKKNNIKRENLFSEKKKVIKGFVKNDSPNKFVEYKRSLMTRSGETKPGYRPNYIYEEVAKSIQQKKLTKATNVLSWIDRGPGNVSGRTRGLIVDVSDPSGNTWFAGSVGGGIWKTTDKGFHWENKTVDLPNLGTTVLIQSPSNPDIIFCGTGEGFYNADAVNGSGIFKSTDHGNSWNQLLSTANFDFYCVNRMAIDPTNPDVVLACTNEGPNGSVNPPSIYRSTDGGATWTRVYQSTSRVQDLKADPNNFLILYAAIYGKGVVKSTDGGLTWQNSSEGLKVGGRVEIAVSPTDPNYIYASAESADSSALFISTDAAQNWQTVYVKDGTSKDWLNGQGWYDNTIAVHPYKKGVVFFAGIDVWKAEVAPSQTALGITSVDQENLASFISFTNWIGCFNNTGVGIGKDFFNSSQFDSSGFQLTQSDYVSVEVRFGIGVSQKAHRFVVAANGGYEYKDFVVVPFQVWDITNNKQLMVSFRDNLNDGKFDLKSANQSKEYIAIHSILYNADAADPQVALTNGIIYKNIYAIHPYKPFGTVWNPDNLPTSTLRINYGTTLLPPLADFFNVTDGYGYYQKPYVHVDHHNLVMIPKDAPTQSFWILNGNDGGVALSTNGGTTWREALSGGYNTTQFYGADKKPSASEYIGGTQDNGTYQSPANVNADKSTAYRLVIGGDGFDAIWNYNNSNLLVGSSQYNNIRRSSDGGHNWTVATNGLGVAGSDSGCFISKIANSNTDPDIIYTTGASGVWRSENFGQNWFKCGVKQSDWAFNGLSTPIAISITDPGIIWAGTFYSKESSNLVLSKDGGIVFNLVSPYSGVTLGNIAGIDTHPTDANTAYLTFGIADAPKILRTTNLGQSWQDITGFGSGSVSTNGFPNVVTYCVVVMPFNTNIIWAGTEIGLFESTDNGISWHYTNNGLPAVCIWDMKIVDDQVILATHGRGIFSVTLNELNGYKPPVVTLSPLLVNTVEDLNGVLNCAVKLRSVYDSTLVFINGTKKIKILNTSVADTVVKFPGLLPGIISVQIASYKNEKPYHTFKKYVMIYDYKQPVVSYVNDFNSNSQDFFGNDFNITTLPGFQSSAIHSLHPYNTQVDYYYTLLVPITVANSNAFIEYDDIAIVEPGETGSVFGETQFYDYVVIEGSKDGLDWLPIEDGYDCRFNPNWQNIWNSNLTPNSSNFVHHKINLLNKFNGGDKILIRLRMFSDPYIVGWGWAMDNLSIQAGAVGVENENTIPTQFSLSQNYPNPFNPSTKIKYTVPSSLSFVTLKVFDVLGKEVATLVNKEIPLGGTAGNFEVEFNASKYNLSSGFYFYVLKSDGIKISKKMCLLK